Part of the Variovorax sp. PAMC 28711 genome is shown below.
CGTCCGTCACGCGACGCGCCGTGTCGGTGTCAAGGTGCGCGGTGGGTTCGTCGACCAGCAGCAGGTCGGCATCGCGGTGGAGCGCCAGGCGCGCGAGCGCGAGCCGCACCGCTTCCCCGCCCGACAGGCCGTTGCCGCCCTCACCCAACATGCTGCGCGGATGCGCCTGGGCAACATCCGCCAGTTCGGCAAACCGCATGGCTGCCTCGACGTGGCGCGTGTCGGCTTCGGCGCGGCCGAGCGCCACATTGGCCTCGACCGATCCTGCGAACACATGCGGTCGCTGGCCCATCCAGCCGATGCGCTGGCGCAGGACCGCGGCCGTGCGGTTGTTGAGCGTGATGCCGCCGATCACGATGTCGCCGCTGGTCGCGGTCTGCAGGCCCGCCAGCAGCGAAAGCAGCGCGGTCTTGCCGGCGCCGCTGTCGCCCATCAATGCAATGTGCTCGCCTGCGCCGACGCGCAGGTCGAAGCCCTCGAACAGGGGCGCTTCGCCCGCATGCGCGAAGTGCAGGTTTCGCACGCCGATCGACGGCGCGGTGCGCGAAGATTCATTCGCAGCCTGCGCACCCTGCGCCGCGTCCCTGCCCGGCATCGGCGGCACAGCGCGACCGAGTTGTTCGAGGGCCTGCAGTGCCGCTTGTCCCGCGGCCCGGTCGTGCCATGCAGCGGACAACTCGCGCAACGGCTCGAAGAACGCGGGCGCCAGCAGCAACACGAACATGCCCTGCCCCAGGCTGAGCCGCTGTCCCCACGCGCCGAAACCCAGCGTGCCGAGCAGATGAAAACCCACATAGGCTGCGACCATCGCGACGCCCAACGCCGAGAACAGTTCGAGCACCGCCGACGACAGGAAGGCGATGCGCAAGACGGCCATGGTGCGCTGGCGCAGCGACTGGGCCGACGCATCGAGCCGCAGGGCCGTGGCATCGACGGCGCCGAAAGCGCGCAACGTGGCGAGTCCGCGCAGGCGATCGAGCAGGAACGCGTTCATGCTGCCCATCTCGACCATCTGCGCTTCGCTCGCGGCACGTGCACGCCAGCCGATGATCGCCATGAACAGGGGAATGACCGGCGCCGAGAACAGCAGCACCAGCGCTGCCAGCCACGACTGGCTGGCCACCACGAGAAGGATCACCAACGGGACCACCATGACGCGCAGGCGGGCCGGCTGGTAGCGCACCAGGTACGGAACCAGCGCCTCCGCCTGCTCTGCGAGCACGCTGGCGACCAGCCCGGATGCGGGGCGGCGGCTGTCGAATGGCGCGCCTGCGGCCAGCACGGCAACCGCCTGCGCACGCAACATCGACAGCCGCGCCCGCGCCATGGCGAACACGCGACGCGCGCCCCATGCCTCGCACAGCACCCTTGTGAGACCAAGCACCACGATGCCGAGGGCGGGCTGCCACGCCGCATCGAAACCGCGTCCATCGGCGATGCCCTGCACCGCCAGCGCCAGCAGCGCGGCTTGCGGCAACCAGAGCAGCGGCGCGCCTGCCAGCGCTGCATTGCCTGCCGAGGGCAGTGCAATCGGTCGCGAGGACGGTCGTGGCGAGCGCATCGGGATCATTCTGTTATTTTGCGTAATTTCAGTATTTACTGAAATTTGCAGAATGATAACGCGTAGCTGGGCGCTTGAACAGCCCTGCCCACAGCCCGGCCGTCAGGCTGCGCAGCGGGCCCTCACGTCACTTCATCTCACAGGGCGAGCCGCTGCCGTGCCGCGTTGTATTCGCGCTTGAGCTTGTCGATGTAAGCAGCTGCGGTGGCGACTTCGGTGATCGCGCCGATGCCCTGCCCCGAGCCCCAGATGTCCTTCCAGGCTTTGGCCTTGGCGCCGTCGCCGGTACCGAAGTCCATGGTCTTCAAATCACCCTGAGGCAGGTTGGTCGGGTCCATGCCGGCCGCCACGATCGACGGCGCGAGGTAGTTGCCGTGCACCCCGGTGAACAGGTTGGAATAGACGATGTCGTCGGAACTGCCGTCGACGATCGCCTGCTTGTAGCCGTCGCTGGCGCGCGCTTCTTCGGTCGCGATGAAAGCGGTGCCGATGTAGGCGAAGTCGGCGCCCATGGCCTGGGCGGCGAGCACCGCGTCGCCGGTGGAGATCGAACCCGACAGCGCGATGGGGCCGTCGAACCACTGGCGGATTTCCTGAATCAGCGCGAAAGGGCTCTTCACGCCCGCGTGGCCGCCGGCACCGGCTGCCACGGCAATGATGCCGTCGGCGCCCTTCTCGATGGCCTTCTTCGCGAACTTGTTGTCGATGATGTCGTGCAGCGTGACGCCGCCGTAGCTGTGCACCGCCTCATTGACGTCGACGCGCGCGCCCAGCGAGGTGATGACGATCGGCACCTTGTACTTCACGACCATCGCCATGTCGTGCTCGAGCCGGTCGTTGCTCTTGTGCACGATCTGGTTGATCGCGAACGGTGCGGCCGGTTTGTCGGGATTGGCCTTGTTGTAGGCCGCGAGTTCTTCGGTGATCTCGATGAGCCACTCTTCGAGCTGCGCTGCCGGCCGAGCGTTGAGTGCCGGCATGGAGCCCACCACGCCGGCCTTGCACTGGGCGATCACCAGCTTGGGCGTGCTGATGATGAAGAGCGGCGAGCCGATGATCGGCAGCGGCAGGTTGGCGAGGACGGAAGGAAGTTTCGACATGGAGTCTTGTCTCTTGAAGTTGTTGGAAAACCGGAATCAGAACGCTTCGAGCGCCAGCGCGGTCACGCTTTCTGCGCCGTCGACGATGCTGTCGCGGATGCCTGGCACCTTGTTCAGGATGTGCTCGGCATAGAAGCGCGCGGTGGCAATCTTCGCCAGCATGAAGTCGGTGTCGAAGCTGCGCGATGCGAGGTCTTCGGCAATGATCAGCGAGCGCGCCAGCTGCCAGCCGGCCATGAGGTTGCCTGCCAGCATGAGGTACGGCACGCTGCCCGAGAACACCGCGTTGGGCGACGCTTTCGTCTGGCCGGCCACGAAGTCGACCACTTCGACGAAAGCCTCGCGCGCCGCGGTCAGGCGCTTCAGCACCGCGGCCGCCGCGGGCCGGTCGCTCTTCGCGAGTTCGGCTTCGGTCTTCTCGATCTGCGCGGCGATCGCCTTCGCGGTCTGCCCGCCGTCGCGCGCGGTCTTGCGACCCACCAAGTCGTTGGCCTGGATCGCGGTGGTGCCTTCGTAGATCGTGAGGATCTTCGCGTCGCGGTAGTACTGCGCCGCACCGGTCTCCTCGATGAAGCCCATGCCGCCATGCACCTGCACGCCGAGCGACGTCACTTCGAGGCTCATCTCGGTGCTGAAGCCCTTGATCAGCGGCACCATGAATTCGTAGAAGGCCGCGTTCTCTTTGCGCGTGTCGGCGTCTTCGTGGTGGTGCGCGGCGTCGTAGGCGGCTGCCGCTACCGAGGCCATCGCACGGCAGCCTTCGGTGTAGGCACGCATCGTCATGAGCATGCGCTTCACGTCGGGGTGGTGAATGATCGGCGCGCTGGTGTTCATCGAGCCGTCGACCGGGCGGCTCTGCACGCGGTCCTTCGCATAGGCCACCGCATGCTGGTACGAGCGCTCGGCGATCGCGATGCCCTGCACGCCGACCGCGTAGCGCGCCGAGTTCATCATGATGAACATGTACTCGAGACCACGGTTCTCCTGGCCCACAAGGTACCCGACGGCACCGCCGTGGTCGCCGTACTGCAACACCGCCGTCGGCGACGCCTTGATGCCGAGCTTGTGTTCGATGCTCACGCAGTGCACATCGTTGCGCTCACCCAGCGAACCGTCCTGGTCCACCATGAACTTCGGCACCACGAACAGGCTGATGCCCTTGACGCCCTCGGGCGCGCCGGAGACGCGGGCCAGCACGAGGTGGACGATGTTCTCGGCCATGTCGTGCTCACCGTAGGTGATGTAGATCTTGGTGCCGAACACCTTGTAAGTGCCGTCGGCCTGCGGCTCCGCACGGCTGCGCACCATGGCCAGGTCGCTGCCGGCCTGCGGTTCGGTCAGGTTCATCGTGCCGGTCCACTGGCCACTCACAAGCTTCTCGAGATAGATGGCCTTGAGTTCATCCGAACCGGCGGTCAACAGCGCTTCGGTGGCGCCGTCGCTCAGCAGCGGGCACAGGGCGAAGCTCATGTTGGCCGAGTTCAGCATCTCGGTGCACGCGGCGCCGATGGTCTTGGGCAAGCCCTGGCCACCGAATTCGCCGGGATGCTGCAACCCCTGCCAGCCGCCCGCGGCGTACTGCGCGAAGGCTTCCTTGAAGCCGGGCGTCGTCGTGACGACACCGTCCTTGAACGACGACGGATTGCGGTCGCCCGCCACATTCAGCGGCGCGATCACGTCCTGGTTGAAGCGCGCGCATTCTTCGAGCACGGCCTGCGCGGTTTCGAGTCCGGCTTCTTCGAGGCCCGGCATGGTCGCGACCTGCGCGATGTTCGCGAGGTGCTCGATGTCGAACAGCATGTCCTTGATCGGGGCGGTGTAGCTCATGGGGTTGTCTCCAGCGAAAGATGTGAAAAGGGCATCGCGAACGATGCCCTTCGAAGACCGGTCAGCGGTCGGGAATCAGATGGCCTTGACCAGTTCCGGCACCGCCACGAACAGGTCGGCCACCAAGCCGTAGTCGGCCACCGAGAAGATCGGTGCTTCTTCGTCCTTGTTGATCGCGACGATCACCTTGGAGTCCTTCATGCCGGCCAGATGCTGGATCGCGCCCGAGATGCCGGCAGCGATGTAGAGCTGCGGCGCGACGATCTTGCCGGTCTGGCCCACTTGCCAGTCGTTCGGCGCGTAGCCTGCGTCGACAGCGGCACGCGAAGCGCCGAGGCCTGCATTGAGCTTGTCGGCCAGCGGGGCCATGACTTCCTGGAACTTCTCGGCGCTGCCCAGCGCACGGCCGCCCGACACGATGATCTTGGCGGCGGTGAGTTCGGGGCGTTCGCTCTTGGTGACTTCGCGTCCGACGAAGCTCGACTTGCCGCTGTCGGCCACGCCTTCGGCGGTTTCCACGGTGGCACTGCCGCCGGTCGCAGCCGCGGCATCAAAGCCGGTCGTGCGCACGGTGATCACCTTGGTCGCGTCGGTGCTCTGCACGGTGGCGATCGCGTTGCCGGCGTAGATCGGGCGCTCGAAAGTGTCGGGGCTCTCGACCTTGGTGATGTCGGAGATCTGCGCAACGTCGAGCTTGGCGGCCACACGGGGTGCAACGTTCTTGCCGTTGGCAGTCGAGGGGAACAGGATGTGGCTGTAGTTCGAGGCGATGGCCAGCACCTGCGCAGCCACGTTCTCGGCGAGGTTCTCGGCCAGGCTCGGGCTGTCGGCCACGATGACCTTGGCGACGCCGGCGATCTGCGCGGCGATCTTGCCGGCTTCGGCGGCGTTGGCGCCGGCCACCAGCACATGCACGTCGCCACCGCAGGCGATCGCCGCGGTCACGGTGTTGAGGGTCGCGGGCTTGATGGTCGCGTGGTCGTGTTCGGCAATAACAAGTGCAGTCATGTCAGATCACCTTCGCTTCGTTCTTGAGCTTGTCGACCAGGGCGGCCACGTCGGCCACCTTGATGCCGGCACCGCGCTTGGGCGGCTCGCTCACTTTGAGGGTCTTCAGGCGCGGCGTAACGTCGACACCGAGGTCTTCGGGCTTGAAGACGTCGAGCGTCTTCTTCTTGGCCTTCATGATGTTCGGCAGCGTGACGTAGCGCGGCTCGTTCAGGCGCAGGTCGGTCGTGATGACGGCCGGCAGCGTGAGCGTCAGGGTTTCCATGCCGCCGTCGACTTCTCGCGCCACGGTGACCTTGCCGTCCGCCAGGTCGACCTTGGAAGCGAAGGTGGCTTGCGGCAGGTCGGCCAGCGCGGCCAGCATCTGGCCGGTCTGGTTGGCGTCGTCGTCGATCGCCTGCTTGCCGAGGATGATGAGTTGCGGCTGCTCCTTGTCGACCAGCGCCTTCAGCAGCTTGGCGACGGCCAGCGGCTGCAGCTCTTCGGTGGTTTCGACGAGGATGCCGCGATCGGCACCGATGGCCATCGCGGTACGCAGGGTTTCCTGGCATTTCGTGTCGCCGCACGAGACGGCGATCACTTCGGTGACCAGGCCCTTCTCTTTCAGTCGGACCGCTTCTTCGACGGCGATCTCGTCGAAGGGATTCATGCTCATCTTGACGTTGGCGATGTCGACGCCGGTGCCGTCACTCTTGACGCGAACCTTGACGTTGTAGTCGACGACCCGTTTGACAGGTACCAGAACCTTCATTGGTATGACTCCATTGGATTGCAAAACCGGGGTGGCAGGGCAGCCGAACATTCTAGGCGGCGACCCCTCACGGTACTGTCCATTTCAATCAGCCCCGCCTGCGGCAAGGGAAAAAACGAACGACCGTGCTTTTCCGTGATTATAGGCGAGTGTCTTGCGCAGAAGACCCGTTCGTCGGCAAGGACTCCACGCGCACCACGCGCTGCGGATACGGAATGTCGATCTGCGCCGCACGCAGGCCTTCGAGGATCGCGACGTTGATGTCGGAGCGCACATTGTCCTTGCCCTTGTCGGGGTCGGCGATCCAGAAGTGCAGATTGAACTCGATGCCGTCCGGCGCGAAGTTCACGAGATACGCCACCGGCGCAGGATCGGTCATCACGCGCGCCTGCGCCGCGGCCGCGCCGGTGAGGATGCCCTGCACCTCGGACATGTTGCTTTCGTACCCAACCACGATGTGGGTCTGGATGTTGAACTTGCGATCGGCCAGCGAGAGGTTTTCCACCCGGCTGGTGATGAGCGATTCGTTCGGCACGATCGACTCGCGCCCGTTGCCAGCGCGCACGAGCGTGTAGCGCGTCTTGATGTCGGTGATGCGGCCTTCGAAGCCGTCGACCTTCACGTTGTCGCCGATGCGGATCGAGCGCTCCAGCAGGATCACGAAACCGCTCACGTAGTTCGCCGCGAGCTTCTGCAACCCGAGGCCGAGACCGACGCCGAGCGCGCCCCCGAGCACCGACAACGCGGTGAGATCCACACCCACTGCCGACAGCGCGAACAGGAGGCCGATGAGCAGCAGGACCGCGCGGATCGCGTTCGATGCAACCTTGCGCATCGAGAGGTCGGTGACCGCTTCGCGCAGGATGCGCTTCTCGATGGTGGCGGCAATCCAGAGCGCGATCATGAGCACCACGCCGGCCGACAGGATGCCCTCGAACACCGTGCGCACGCTGACGCGCGTCTTGCCGAAGGCCAGCGTGATCTGGTCGAGTTCGGCAAGCACCGGCGGCAGCAACCCGACGATCCAGAGGATCGCCGCGATCCACGCAACCCACGAAATGGTCCGCTCGACCAGTCGCACCAGCGACGACGCGGGATACACCGCGCGCAGCACTCGAGCAAAGAGGCGGATGGCAGCCAGCGACAGAAACACCGACACCGCGATGCGCAGTACCAGCACCGGCTGGAACGTGATCACGCCGCGGCGAGCGAGGTCGGTCAGCAACAGCGCGAGCAAGGGAAACAGCAGTCCGTCGTAGGTGCGCTCGCCGAACCAGATCGAGTCTTTCGCCTGGTCGCGCCCGAACCAGCGGCAGAGGCCCCAGGCCAACGCCACACAGAGGGCCAGCACCAGCAACTCGACCGTGACGGTCCGGAAATCGATCAGCGCAAGACGCCGCTGGAAGTCGCTGAGCATCGAGGCTACAGGTCGGCCAGCACGCGGATGTGCGCCTCGACGCTGCGCGCGAGCGCGTCGAGGTGGTAGCCGCCTTCCAGCATCGAGACGATGCGGCCCTTCGAATAGCGGCGCGCGATGTCGTGGATGCGGCTGGTGATCCAGGTGAAGTCGTTCTCGTTGAGCCCCATCTGGGCCAGGTCGTCGTCGCGGTGCGCGTCGAAACCGGCGCTCACGAAGATCATCTCGGGCTGGAACGCTTCGAGGCGCGGAATCCACATCATCTCGATGAGTTCGCGCACGTCCATGCCCTTGGTGTAGGCCGGCACAGGCAGGTTCAGCATGTTCTCGGCCGGATGGTCGGCACCGCTGTACGGATAGAACGGATGCTGGAAGAAGCCGACCATCAGCACATGCGGGTCGTTCGACAGGATGTTCTCGGTGCCGTTGCCGTGGTGCACATCGAAGTCGACCACCGCGACGCGCTTGAGCCCGTGCACTTCGACGGCATGCCGTGCCGCGATGGCGATGTTGTTCAGGAAGCAAAAGCCCATCGCCTGGTCGCGACACGCGTGATGCCCTGGTGGACGCACGGCGCAAAAGGCGTTTTCGAGCTGGCCCGAAATGACCGCGTCGGTCGCGGCGATGGCAGCGCCGGCGGCACGGCGCGCCGCCAGCACGGTGAACCGGTTGAGCGATGTGTCGGGGTCGACCTGCGCATAGGCCGGACCGCCGACCGACACATCAGCGATCAGGCGCTGACTGAGTTCTTCGAGGTGTTCGACATGCGCCGCAGTGTGGGCGCGCGTGATTTGCGGCAGCGTGGCGAGCGGGACATCGCAACGCTCGAGGGCGTCGCCGACGCCGGTCGCCAACAGTCGATCTTCAATGGCATCGAGGCGTTCGGGGCACTCGGGATGGCCGCGGCCCATCTCGTGCTTCCAGAAATCGCGGTGCGTGAAATAACCGGTTTTTCCCATGTCTCGATGGCAGCCGAGGCCTCATGCAGCGTGGGGCTGCGAGGCTTGCGGTATGGTTTGCATATGGATACAAAATTGGACGTCGCAACGAAGCTCGCCAGCCTGTTGAGTCAGCTTAACACGGTGATTGTGGGCAAAGAGGCGCAGGTCCGCGACTGCGTGGCCTGCCTTTTGGCCGGTGGTCATCTGCTGATCGAAGATGTGCCCGGCGTGGGCAAAACCACCCTTGCCCACGCCCTTTCGCACACCTTCGGCCTGCAGTTCTCGCGCGTGCAGTTCACCGCGGACCTGATGCCGGGCGACCTGTCGGGCGTCGCGATCTACGATCGCGGGCAACAGGCCTTCGTGTTCCATCCCGGGCCGATCTTTGCCCAGGTGCTGCTGGCCGACGAGATCAACCGCGCGAGCCCCAAGACGCAAAGCGCACTGCTCGAAGCGATGGAAGAGAAGCAGGTCACCGTCGAGGGCGAAACCCGGCCGTTGCCGACGCCCTTCTTCGTGATCGCCACGCAGAACCCGCACGACCAGCTTGGCACGTTCGCGTTGCCCGAGTCGCAGCTCGACCGGTTCCTCATGCGCATCTCGCTCGGCTACCCCGACCGCGCCGCCGAGCGCCTGTTGCTGGCCGGTGCCGACCGGCGCGAAATGCTGGCCAGCCTGCCCGCCCTGCTGACGGCCGGCGAGCTCACGGCGTTGCAGCAGGAGGTGCAGCAGGTGCATGCGGCCGAACCTTTGCTCAACTATGTGCAGGACCTGATCGCCGCGACGCGCAGCGGGCGCTGGTTCCTGCAGGGCCTGTCGCCACGCGCGGGCATCGCGGTGCTGCGCGCCGCCAAGGCGCAGGCGCTGCTCGCCAACCGCGACTATGTCGCGCCCGACGACGTGCAGGCGGTGCTGCCGCAGACCATCGCCCACCGGCTCACCCCGGTCGGCGACGCGGGTCGCGGTGCGGTCGAGCAGGTGCGTGCCATGGTCGCGGCGACGCCCTTGCCGTGAATCCGCTGGCGTTCGCGCGTCGACGCCTCGACGGCTGGTTCCTGTCGCGCCGGCCGCCGAGCGACACGCTCGAACTCACGCAGCGCAACGTCTACATCGTGCCGACGCGCGCCGGCTGGATGCTGGCCGGCACGCTGCTGGTGCTGCTGATCGCATCGATCAACTACCAGCTCAACCTCGGCTACCTGCTCACCTTCCTGCTCGCGGGGA
Proteins encoded:
- the cydD gene encoding thiol reductant ABC exporter subunit CydD, coding for MIPMRSPRPSSRPIALPSAGNAALAGAPLLWLPQAALLALAVQGIADGRGFDAAWQPALGIVVLGLTRVLCEAWGARRVFAMARARLSMLRAQAVAVLAAGAPFDSRRPASGLVASVLAEQAEALVPYLVRYQPARLRVMVVPLVILLVVASQSWLAALVLLFSAPVIPLFMAIIGWRARAASEAQMVEMGSMNAFLLDRLRGLATLRAFGAVDATALRLDASAQSLRQRTMAVLRIAFLSSAVLELFSALGVAMVAAYVGFHLLGTLGFGAWGQRLSLGQGMFVLLLAPAFFEPLRELSAAWHDRAAGQAALQALEQLGRAVPPMPGRDAAQGAQAANESSRTAPSIGVRNLHFAHAGEAPLFEGFDLRVGAGEHIALMGDSGAGKTALLSLLAGLQTATSGDIVIGGITLNNRTAAVLRQRIGWMGQRPHVFAGSVEANVALGRAEADTRHVEAAMRFAELADVAQAHPRSMLGEGGNGLSGGEAVRLALARLALHRDADLLLVDEPTAHLDTDTARRVTDALLRLARGKTLIVATHDPVLAARMHRVVSLDPLQQREAA
- a CDS encoding NAD(P)H-dependent flavin oxidoreductase, whose translation is MSKLPSVLANLPLPIIGSPLFIISTPKLVIAQCKAGVVGSMPALNARPAAQLEEWLIEITEELAAYNKANPDKPAAPFAINQIVHKSNDRLEHDMAMVVKYKVPIVITSLGARVDVNEAVHSYGGVTLHDIIDNKFAKKAIEKGADGIIAVAAGAGGHAGVKSPFALIQEIRQWFDGPIALSGSISTGDAVLAAQAMGADFAYIGTAFIATEEARASDGYKQAIVDGSSDDIVYSNLFTGVHGNYLAPSIVAAGMDPTNLPQGDLKTMDFGTGDGAKAKAWKDIWGSGQGIGAITEVATAAAYIDKLKREYNAARQRLAL
- a CDS encoding acyl-CoA dehydrogenase, translating into MSYTAPIKDMLFDIEHLANIAQVATMPGLEEAGLETAQAVLEECARFNQDVIAPLNVAGDRNPSSFKDGVVTTTPGFKEAFAQYAAGGWQGLQHPGEFGGQGLPKTIGAACTEMLNSANMSFALCPLLSDGATEALLTAGSDELKAIYLEKLVSGQWTGTMNLTEPQAGSDLAMVRSRAEPQADGTYKVFGTKIYITYGEHDMAENIVHLVLARVSGAPEGVKGISLFVVPKFMVDQDGSLGERNDVHCVSIEHKLGIKASPTAVLQYGDHGGAVGYLVGQENRGLEYMFIMMNSARYAVGVQGIAIAERSYQHAVAYAKDRVQSRPVDGSMNTSAPIIHHPDVKRMLMTMRAYTEGCRAMASVAAAAYDAAHHHEDADTRKENAAFYEFMVPLIKGFSTEMSLEVTSLGVQVHGGMGFIEETGAAQYYRDAKILTIYEGTTAIQANDLVGRKTARDGGQTAKAIAAQIEKTEAELAKSDRPAAAAVLKRLTAAREAFVEVVDFVAGQTKASPNAVFSGSVPYLMLAGNLMAGWQLARSLIIAEDLASRSFDTDFMLAKIATARFYAEHILNKVPGIRDSIVDGAESVTALALEAF
- a CDS encoding electron transfer flavoprotein subunit alpha/FixB family protein, whose translation is MTALVIAEHDHATIKPATLNTVTAAIACGGDVHVLVAGANAAEAGKIAAQIAGVAKVIVADSPSLAENLAENVAAQVLAIASNYSHILFPSTANGKNVAPRVAAKLDVAQISDITKVESPDTFERPIYAGNAIATVQSTDATKVITVRTTGFDAAAATGGSATVETAEGVADSGKSSFVGREVTKSERPELTAAKIIVSGGRALGSAEKFQEVMAPLADKLNAGLGASRAAVDAGYAPNDWQVGQTGKIVAPQLYIAAGISGAIQHLAGMKDSKVIVAINKDEEAPIFSVADYGLVADLFVAVPELVKAI
- a CDS encoding electron transfer flavoprotein subunit beta/FixA family protein, which produces MKVLVPVKRVVDYNVKVRVKSDGTGVDIANVKMSMNPFDEIAVEEAVRLKEKGLVTEVIAVSCGDTKCQETLRTAMAIGADRGILVETTEELQPLAVAKLLKALVDKEQPQLIILGKQAIDDDANQTGQMLAALADLPQATFASKVDLADGKVTVAREVDGGMETLTLTLPAVITTDLRLNEPRYVTLPNIMKAKKKTLDVFKPEDLGVDVTPRLKTLKVSEPPKRGAGIKVADVAALVDKLKNEAKVI
- a CDS encoding mechanosensitive ion channel family protein yields the protein MLSDFQRRLALIDFRTVTVELLVLALCVALAWGLCRWFGRDQAKDSIWFGERTYDGLLFPLLALLLTDLARRGVITFQPVLVLRIAVSVFLSLAAIRLFARVLRAVYPASSLVRLVERTISWVAWIAAILWIVGLLPPVLAELDQITLAFGKTRVSVRTVFEGILSAGVVLMIALWIAATIEKRILREAVTDLSMRKVASNAIRAVLLLIGLLFALSAVGVDLTALSVLGGALGVGLGLGLQKLAANYVSGFVILLERSIRIGDNVKVDGFEGRITDIKTRYTLVRAGNGRESIVPNESLITSRVENLSLADRKFNIQTHIVVGYESNMSEVQGILTGAAAAQARVMTDPAPVAYLVNFAPDGIEFNLHFWIADPDKGKDNVRSDINVAILEGLRAAQIDIPYPQRVVRVESLPTNGSSAQDTRL
- a CDS encoding histone deacetylase family protein, whose amino-acid sequence is MGKTGYFTHRDFWKHEMGRGHPECPERLDAIEDRLLATGVGDALERCDVPLATLPQITRAHTAAHVEHLEELSQRLIADVSVGGPAYAQVDPDTSLNRFTVLAARRAAGAAIAATDAVISGQLENAFCAVRPPGHHACRDQAMGFCFLNNIAIAARHAVEVHGLKRVAVVDFDVHHGNGTENILSNDPHVLMVGFFQHPFYPYSGADHPAENMLNLPVPAYTKGMDVRELIEMMWIPRLEAFQPEMIFVSAGFDAHRDDDLAQMGLNENDFTWITSRIHDIARRYSKGRIVSMLEGGYHLDALARSVEAHIRVLADL
- a CDS encoding AAA family ATPase; this encodes MDTKLDVATKLASLLSQLNTVIVGKEAQVRDCVACLLAGGHLLIEDVPGVGKTTLAHALSHTFGLQFSRVQFTADLMPGDLSGVAIYDRGQQAFVFHPGPIFAQVLLADEINRASPKTQSALLEAMEEKQVTVEGETRPLPTPFFVIATQNPHDQLGTFALPESQLDRFLMRISLGYPDRAAERLLLAGADRREMLASLPALLTAGELTALQQEVQQVHAAEPLLNYVQDLIAATRSGRWFLQGLSPRAGIAVLRAAKAQALLANRDYVAPDDVQAVLPQTIAHRLTPVGDAGRGAVEQVRAMVAATPLP